In a single window of the Pongo abelii isolate AG06213 chromosome 1, NHGRI_mPonAbe1-v2.0_pri, whole genome shotgun sequence genome:
- the LOC100431565 gene encoding olfactory receptor 6K2, whose amino-acid sequence MESPNRTTAQEFIFSAFPYSWVKSVVCFVPLLFIYAFIVVGNLVIITVVQLNTHLHTPMYVFISALSFLEIWYTTATIPKMLSSLLSERRSISFNGCLLQMYFFHSTGISEVCLLTAMAFDRYLAICSPLHYPSVMTPKLCTQLTLSCCVCGFITPLPEIAWISTLPFCGSNHLEHIFCDFLPVLHLACTDTRAVVMIQVVDVIHAVEIITAVMLIFMSYVGIVAVILRIRSAGGRRKAFSTCVSHLIVFSLFFGSVAVMYLRFSATYSLFWDIAIALAFAVLSPFFNPIIYSLRNKEIKEAIKKHIGQAKIFFSIRPGTSSKIF is encoded by the coding sequence ATGGAGAGCCCCAATCGAACCACCGCTCAGGAGTTTATCTTCTCCGCTTTCCCTTATTCCTGGGTTAAGTCTGTTGTCTGCTTTGTTCCACTGCTCTTCATCTATGCTTTCATTGTTGTTGGAAACCTGGTCATCATCACAGTGGTCCAGTTGAATACTCACCTCCACACTCCCATGTATGTTTTTATCAGTGCTCTTTCTTTCCTGGAGATTTGGTATACCACAGCCACAATCCCAAAGATGCTGTCTAGCCTGCTTAGTGAGAGGAGGAGCATTTCCTTCAATGGTTGTCTCCTGCAGATGTATTTCTTCCATTCCACTGGCATCAGTGAGGTGTGTCTCTTGACAGCTATGGCCTTTGACCGCTACCTGGCCATCTGCAGCCCTCTTCATTATCCCTCTGTCATGACCCCCAAGCTATGTACCCAACTGACTTTAAGTTGCTGTGTTTGTGGCTTTATCACACCCCTTCCTGAGATTGCCTGGATCTCTACACTGCCATTTTGTGGTTCGAATCACCTTGAGCATATCTTCTGTGACTTCCTCCCAGtgctgcacctggcctgcacAGACACACGAGCCGTCGTCATGATTCAGGTAGTGGATGTCATCCATGCAGTGGAGATTATTACAGCTGTGATGCTCATCTTCATGTCCTACGTTGGTATTGTGGCTGTAATTCTACGTATTCGTTCAGCTGGAGGCCGCCGCAAAGCATTTTCCACATGTGTCTCTCACCTCATTGTCTTTTCGCTCTTCTTTGGCAGTGTGGCTGTCATGTACCTACGCTTCTCTGCCACCTACTCTTTGTTCTGGGATATAGCCATTGCTCTGGCCTTTGCAGTTTTGTCTCCCTTCTTCAACCCCATTATCTATAGCCtgaggaataaagaaataaaagaagctaTAAAAAAGCACATAGGTCAAGCTaagatatttttttccataagaCCAGGGACCTCAAGTAAGATATTTTAG